tagaAGTATaatttctaagagaaaaaaaggatataACCTCAAATATCAAAATTCAGACATTAAAGCAATTCCTCactctagagaaaaaaaattgccaCTAGGTCCCTGGATGTCAGACTGTTGTTTCTCATTAATTAATTACCATAATTAGTTATCATACTCCAAGAAATCCAATGGTATGGTTAAAATAACTCTCcacttaatttcaaaataaaataaattctacagCCACCCCATGCTGATGTCTAATGGCCTAAGCAAACCCAGGGGTGGGAAAAATCATCTGGATActgaaaaacacaaaggaaaagataCCTTTGGTCAGGAAGCCAGCAGAAAATTGGAGCAGTTCTCCAAGAGCTGCGAATATGCCAAACTGATATAATCCTCAGTAGTAGCACTCTGTCACACTTAAGAAGTTCTCTTTCATTCTAGATAAGCCAGCAGTAATTTTGCTGTATTTGTTCAAGTCCACGTTATCACTGTGCAGCCAATTATAAAACTTCCCGGGAAAAACCGTTATTGCTTCAAAAGTAAAGCATTTCCTGACTGTGCAGTCAGGAAACACACTGATTGTTCAGGGCTAAAGAATAGACTctctactttctttaaaaagaagcatttaaaatttGAGTACCATTGTCTTTCTTATGCTATTTAAATAACCATAAGTGTCCAAggctttttaattatgaaagtaggAGAAAATTAATCTACAATGTCTTCTTTCCTCATAGAATTCACTGATAAACAGATGAActtcagcaaacatttaaaaagtggatacaaatatgaatatgaaaataagcttcttaaagtaaaaaaatattcaaagtaaagaaaataactgGGTAAATTCTTTCACAACTAAAATGATCTTAGCTATTTGattcattattataataattatagtaGGCACAGCAAGATTTCTGTCAGCACAAAAAAGAGGtgtgtgctaagtttcttcagtcatatctgactctttatgaccccatggactgtagcccaccagactcctctgtccgtgaaattctccagacaagaatactagagtctgatccagggattgaacccatgtctctcctgtattggcaggtgagttctttacctctagcaccacacGGGAAGCCCTCACAAAAAATAGGGGAAGGGTATTTaagaaaagatgaggaagaatACGAGGAAGCATTTCAAGTAAACTGCAAAAACCTGACAAATGAGAAGAACTGATCATTTAAACTAGTCCCAATCAAAGAGAGAcagtaaggaaaagaaaatgtatttgctttGAAACTAGTATATGCCATTAGGCAACAGGTAGATTTCCTTTCTAATTCTGTTTTACTTAAGAAGCTATTAAGATTAGTTCAGCATTTTAAGAAAAGACTAATTTGGTCATTAAATATCATAATTTCTGTTTGGCTTTTAAAACTTCATCTTCAACCAATGGAAAGTAATTTTGGAAGCTATATATGTGCCCTGAAATAGCTTACTtacatcaaggggaaaaaaatgaccatTATTGAAGAACCCATGAAGATGTTCCAGCTCCAGTTACTTGGGAGGGCTGCTCAGTCTGTGTTATCATTCTTAAGGTGAGGTTGTCTGATAATCTCactaagaaataaaattgatttttaaactattttaacttTTATCCAAAAGTATTTCAGTGATTCTTTGTATTTGGTTAAATATATGTTATTATTCTATGGTAAATTTGGCACAGTAAAAAAGGTATCTGATTTTCACTAGGTCTAGAATCAAAATTGAATAGAAAAATGcagtaattttaaaatcacagaattttaaacTTAAAGGGTCCCTTATGGAATCACCAGTCCCTACTATcttgttttacagatgtggaaacaaacGGTTTACATTAAAAGTTaaaccaagaaagaagaaaataatgagaTTACAAGTAACGAGactctttggagccaaagaaagcaagaatatcTCTACCATTTACACAGCAGTCAGACAAGTTGCTTGAATTGGAATCTTGGGCTTCAGCCAAGGCAGTTTCCTCTCAGACTAGACTTTGGTTCTTAGATATTCTCAGTTCCTTTGCTCCAAATGGAATTTTTGGCTCATCTCTTCTCTGCTGCTTTCCTGGCGGCCTCTGCATTAGCTCAAGCATCAGAGACAGAAAGTCCTTAAACTTCCTACCAAAGGCTCCCCTTCCATTCTGTCTCACTGCATATCTTTGAATTCCTTCCCCAAAAGATGTGACTTGTGCCTCTATGACCattcaaaatttgaaaaagtgatcagatgtaaaataaataagggtAACTCACAGGAAATCCAAGGACTCAtgttttatatagatatattttttaatttatttttaattgaaggataattaacaatattgtgttggtttctgccatacaccaacatgaattagccataggtatatatgtatatatatatatgttccctccttcttgaacctccttcccacctcccaccccatcccaccactctaggttgtcacagagcaccagtttgagctccctgcaggGACTCATGATTTTGATTAAGAGAATGGAATATCCTTAGTAGTGGCTGACTTTAGGGAAATAAGACAGGGAATAAATAAACAGGGAAATAAGACAGAAGATGGGATGGGTGAGAAGTTAGATGGCAAAGGATAGACAAGGACAGTCCTTTTCAAATTCCATTTCAAAAACAACACCACTCTTTTAAAAGTAGATTAGTCCGTAGCACAGCATATTAGAAAAGCACATAACAGGCAGTTAGAGGTCTAGCGTTTAAAGCTCATTCCAGTAGCTATGACTGTCTGTAGAAAAGATGCCATATCTTTCATTGTCTCTTggtttttcatctgaaaaatgagaatcACAATGTTTATTTCAAAGGTAAACTGGGAAAATTAAACTAAATGTGCAAAGTGCCTGACACAGTGCTGAGACAGTGAAAGCATTCAACAATGTTTAATTAAATCTAACATGTAAGTCTGACGTGCTGTGAAAGGAGATGGAGGAAGTGAGAAgctgctgccaaaaaaaaaaaaaatccctttatgAAAGTTAAATTGTAGTAGGGGGTatagaataaataagtgaatcatAAAGGATCTGAGATAGTGAAAATTgccaatgagaaaaataatgcaaGGAAAAGGGTACAGAAAATTTGGAGGAGATATCAGAATagttgcaactttttttttttttttttcaatttgtttcaaTTGTTTATTAACCAGAACACAAAAATAATCCTGGTAGATACCTTAGTTCATCCTTCTAATAAGCCTGTTGATCTGGTCTTCCCTGTTGCCAGCATCTCCACCTTCTACAAAATGGGTggtctttttcttcattccacCTCGTGGAGAAGACAATTTAAAGGGCCACAGGAAgttgtttgcttctttgaaaCGTTTTCCAACGGTATAGATCTCATGAATCAGATCCTCCATGCAGATGATTCCATATTTCCCAAGAGATCGAGCAATCAATGCATTGTCTGTCAGGGCAATTCGCTTTTTGTTGATTTTGCCATAACCACGCTTGTAGATCAATTCATTTACAGACTTCAGATTTGGGTACCCCCATGCAATGTATGGCTCCACAATTCTCAGCATATTAATTGATGCCTTGTTGAGCTTCACAAAGGTGCCGTTGAAGATCTGCCGGAGGCGAAGGAGCTGCAGCACCTTTCGAACCTTTGGGCTCACACCGTTGATACCTCTGATCCTGATGACAAACGCCAATTTGGGTTCCGCAGGTACATAGAAGTTGCCGGCTTTTCGTGCCATCCTAGCCATTCGAATTTCAGTTCTGTACATCTGCCTGTATTCCTTGTGGTAATGCTTAGCTTTTTCATAGATAAGCTTCCTCCTTGCCTTTCGAAGCATCTTTTGGGCAAACTTCTTTCTCAGTCGCTTGATCTTAAGCTCTGCGAAATTCTTCCGCTTTTTCTTAAGGGTTTCTGGCACAGCAggaaccttctttttcttctcttctgcaaCCTCCATGGTTCCAGCCGGGAAAGAGCAATAGTTGcaactttaaagaaaagaatctgtATAACACATTTGAGTAAAAAGCTGAAGTCAGCAAGAAGGAGAGCCTTACAGGTATCTGGGGgaggaacattccaggcagatagAACACAGAGTGCAAAGGCCATGAAGCAGAGATTCGTCTGATGTGTTCAGGGAAGAGTGAGGAGTCAGTGTGGCTGGATGTGGGTGAGGGAGCAGAAGATTACTGAAAGCCCttgtggggagcagggggcatCTACATCCTGCAGGGCCTTGAAAGGACTTTGGCTTTGACCCCTTGGTGAGACAGAAAGCCATTGCAGAGTGCTGAGTTACATGTTTAAAGAATCCCTTTGCcggactcagatgataaagaatccacctgccaatgcaggagaccggggtatGATCccggggtcagaaagatctcctggagaaaagaatggcaactgtctccagtattcttgcttggagaatttcatggacagaggagcctggtgggctacagtccatggggtcacagagtcagacatgactgagagattaacacttttttattttttgcctgctGTATGCAGAATAGATGGCaaggatgtgggggtgggggtgggggtggtgcagAAGCCTACCATTCTCAGGGTGAGCCAGGGGTGGTTCACACAAGAGCAACAGCAAGGGAAGGGGTAAGAAGGTACAGGCTTCTAAAGATCATTTTAAAGCCATGGTCTACATGATCTGTTGATGGATCTAAGATGGACTATAAAAGAAGAGGAGGCATGAATGAACTTTATGGGTTTTGGCCGAAGGACTTAGAAAAATGGAGCTGCCGTGAAACAGGATGAGGGATGGGGGTGGCTTAAGAAGTAGGAGCTTCATTTTGGATTGTTAATTTTGGAAAAGCTTACAGACATCCAAGGGGTGATGCCAGTAGGCAGTTGAGTATACATGTCTGGAGCTCAGGGGTGTGGAcagaactgagaaagaaaaactggaatGCATATAAATGGCAATTAAAGCCATGAGATTAGAGGAGTTAATCAAAAAAGTGAGCACAgatgacacagagagacagagcaagagggagagagacatgATGAGCTAGACACAAGAGTAATATCTCTAGGAACCAAGCTGTGACACAATGCCTATAGTTTGGGAGACAGAGAAATATAAGTAAAGAAAATACAGCAAGAGCCTGGGATAAAACCAGAAAAGAATGGTACTGTAATCAGAAGCCAAGTAGGAAAAGTTTCCCAGAAAGAAGGAGTAAGCGCTAGGAGATCGTTGGTGATTTTGACAAGAAAAGTTTTGGTGAGGcttaagactctacacatggacatcaccagatggtcaacaccgaaatcagattgattctattctttgcagccaaagatggagaagctctatacagtcaacaaaaacaagaccaggagctgactgtggctcagatcatgaactccttattgccaaattcagactcaaattgaagaaagtagggaaaaccgctagacaattcaggtatgacctaaatcaaatcccttatgattatacagtgcgaatgagaaacagatttaagggcctagatctgatacatagagtgcctgatgaactgtggaatgaggttcgtgacattgtacaggagacagggatcaagaccatccccatggaaaagaaatgcaaaaaagcaaaatggttgtctggggaggccttacaaatagcagtgaaaagaagagaggcggaaagcaaaggagaaaaggaaagatataagcatctgaatgcagagttccagagaatagcaagaagagataagaaagccttcttcagtgatcaatgcaaagaaatagaggaaaagaacagaatgggaaagactagagatctcttcaagaaaattagagataccaagggaacatttcatgcaaggatgggcttgataaaggacagaaatggtatggacctaacagaagcagaagatattaagaagagctggcaagaatacacagaagaactgtacaaaaaagatcttcacaacccagataatcacaatggtgtgatcactcatctagagccagacatcctggaatgtgaagtcaagtgggccttagaaagtatcactatgaacaaagctagtggaggtgatggaattcctattgagctgtttcaaatcctgaaagatgatgctgtgaaagtactgcactcaacatgccagcaaatttggaaaactcagcagtggccacaggactggaaaaggtccgttttcattccaatcccaaagaaaggcaatgccaaagaatgctcaaactacctctcaattgcactcatctcacatgctagtaaagtaatgctcaaaattcta
The sequence above is a segment of the Budorcas taxicolor isolate Tak-1 chromosome 12, Takin1.1, whole genome shotgun sequence genome. Coding sequences within it:
- the LOC128057562 gene encoding 60S ribosomal protein L7 encodes the protein MEVAEEKKKKVPAVPETLKKKRKNFAELKIKRLRKKFAQKMLRKARRKLIYEKAKHYHKEYRQMYRTEIRMARMARKAGNFYVPAEPKLAFVIRIRGINGVSPKVRKVLQLLRLRQIFNGTFVKLNKASINMLRIVEPYIAWGYPNLKSVNELIYKRGYGKINKKRIALTDNALIARSLGKYGIICMEDLIHEIYTVGKRFKEANNFLWPFKLSSPRGGMKKKTTHFVEGGDAGNREDQINRLIRRMN